A stretch of the Saccharolobus caldissimus genome encodes the following:
- the csa3 gene encoding CRISPR-associated CARF protein Csa3, with product MILPYIMMKSYFVTLGFNETYLLRLLNETSAQKEDKLLIVIPSPIVEGTKAAIENLRIQTLRLHYPNPEIIEIKISTFDDILSQLLDNLLPLQEPIISDLTMGMRLMDALILIAILVSRKKFTIYLRDENGGSRVVSFNSSDMNALFKEYSSEEFKMLYTIFKNNTITTFELSKILGKSEKTIQNKISELKKLGILTQKGKDRTVELTSLGLNVIKLIKNSRLYIENKIQ from the coding sequence ATGATATTACCATATATAATGATGAAGTCTTATTTTGTAACGTTAGGATTTAATGAAACTTATCTTCTAAGACTTCTTAATGAGACTTCGGCTCAAAAGGAAGATAAATTACTTATAGTAATTCCTAGTCCTATAGTGGAAGGAACTAAAGCTGCTATAGAAAACTTAAGAATTCAAACTTTACGACTTCACTATCCTAACCCGGAAATAATTGAAATTAAAATTAGTACTTTTGATGATATTCTTTCTCAACTTCTAGACAATTTATTACCTCTGCAAGAGCCTATAATTTCTGATTTAACTATGGGAATGAGGCTTATGGATGCACTAATTTTGATAGCAATTTTAGTTAGTAGGAAGAAGTTTACAATCTACTTAAGAGATGAAAATGGTGGTAGTAGGGTAGTGTCTTTTAACAGTTCGGATATGAATGCATTATTTAAGGAATATTCTTCGGAAGAGTTTAAGATGTTATATACTATATTCAAAAACAATACGATAACTACATTTGAATTATCAAAAATTTTAGGGAAAAGTGAAAAAACAATTCAGAATAAGATATCTGAGCTAAAGAAACTAGGTATATTAACACAGAAAGGAAAAGATAGAACAGTAGAGCTTACATCACTCGGGCTTAATGTAATTAAATTAATTAAAAATTCTAGATTATATATAGAAAACAAAATTCAATAG
- the cas4 gene encoding CRISPR-associated protein Cas4 codes for MVSVTDLKDFMLCPVIPWIRKKLGWREPITEGQRIAKNVKPRELANDLPDPKYYEVYMRDKSTGLSGIIDVLAKDIVAEIKAFNRRFYGHFRIQLLSYAYLAERNGFRVKDAILILGREKRLKIEVRKEHIDYVEKITNKLVESLEEDNPPVANPSPKLCEACQYRRVCPLSVIL; via the coding sequence ATGGTTAGTGTGACCGATTTAAAGGATTTTATGTTATGTCCCGTAATCCCTTGGATAAGGAAAAAATTGGGTTGGAGAGAACCAATTACTGAAGGGCAAAGGATAGCTAAGAACGTTAAGCCTAGAGAATTAGCAAATGACCTACCAGATCCCAAATACTATGAGGTTTATATGAGGGATAAGAGTACCGGTTTAAGCGGAATTATAGATGTATTAGCAAAGGACATTGTAGCCGAAATAAAGGCATTTAATAGGAGATTTTACGGACATTTTAGAATACAACTACTTTCATATGCTTATTTAGCGGAAAGGAATGGCTTTAGAGTAAAGGACGCAATTCTTATTTTAGGAAGGGAAAAGAGGCTTAAAATCGAAGTTAGGAAAGAACATATAGACTATGTCGAGAAAATAACTAATAAATTAGTAGAATCCTTAGAAGAAGATAATCCACCCGTAGCTAATCCATCTCCTAAATTATGTGAAGCTTGCCAATATAGAAGAGTCTGCCCCTTATCTGTAATCCTTTAA
- the cas2 gene encoding CRISPR-associated endonuclease Cas2, translating to MKIIVVYDISDNGKRNKLANELKKFGLYRIQRSAFEGDIDSQRVKNLIRVINGIVDIKTDIVHIIPLGIRDWERRIVIGKEGVVGEWLV from the coding sequence TTGAAAATAATTGTAGTTTATGATATTTCTGATAACGGAAAGAGAAATAAATTAGCTAATGAGCTTAAGAAATTTGGGCTTTATAGAATTCAAAGGAGTGCATTTGAGGGGGATATAGATAGTCAGCGAGTTAAAAACCTAATTAGAGTAATAAACGGTATTGTAGACATTAAAACTGACATAGTACATATAATTCCCTTAGGCATAAGGGATTGGGAGAGAAGGATAGTCATAGGTAAAGAAGGGGTTGTAGGAGAATGGTTAGTGTGA
- the cas1 gene encoding CRISPR-associated endonuclease Cas1, whose translation MFIIKKGDNKVEVSPSEVDEILVLTSSLISTKALMVALSHGIDVIFLDSRENPWGILLPSVVTETVKTKKAQYETVLNNDTKYGEEIIKCKIFNQHVHLKYWTRSGIKTDYKELIGRDEPTAARMYWQNIALLLPKDIHFDGRDTDSVDQFNMALNYSYAILYNRIFKYLVIAGLDPYLGFVHKDRPGNESLVYDFSEMFKPYIDFILVRAFREGFRLKIKDGLIDRESRSSLARIVVKGMDDKVKEENDHNPKTLVQAIRAHAVKLASSIREKRPYNGFKLVL comes from the coding sequence ATGTTTATAATAAAAAAGGGAGATAATAAAGTTGAAGTTTCTCCCTCAGAAGTTGATGAAATATTAGTCTTAACCTCCTCTCTGATCTCCACTAAAGCCTTAATGGTAGCGTTAAGCCACGGCATTGATGTTATATTTTTAGACTCTAGGGAAAATCCTTGGGGTATATTATTACCTTCAGTGGTAACTGAGACTGTTAAAACTAAAAAGGCTCAATATGAGACTGTACTAAACAACGATACTAAATACGGTGAGGAAATAATTAAATGTAAAATTTTCAACCAGCATGTTCATTTGAAATATTGGACTAGGAGCGGTATTAAAACGGACTATAAGGAACTTATAGGGAGAGACGAACCAACTGCAGCTAGAATGTATTGGCAGAATATTGCTTTACTATTGCCTAAGGATATACATTTTGATGGAAGAGACACAGACTCGGTTGACCAATTTAACATGGCGTTAAATTACTCTTATGCCATTCTATATAATAGAATATTCAAGTATCTAGTTATTGCTGGTTTAGATCCCTATTTAGGTTTCGTTCATAAGGATAGACCAGGTAATGAAAGTCTAGTTTACGATTTTTCCGAAATGTTCAAGCCTTATATAGACTTCATTTTGGTTAGAGCTTTTAGAGAGGGATTTAGACTAAAAATTAAAGACGGACTTATAGACAGAGAAAGTAGATCATCATTAGCTAGAATAGTAGTTAAGGGAATGGATGATAAAGTTAAGGAGGAAAACGATCATAATCCTAAAACTTTAGTACAAGCAATTAGGGCTCATGCAGTGAAATTAGCATCTAGTATAAGAGAGAAGAGACCTTATAATGGGTTTAAATTAGTTTTGTAG
- the cas4a gene encoding type I-A CRISPR-associated protein Cas4/Csa1, producing MYNVRSQIIRQVRRLHSYRASDPIEEELRGWNYHMPPIKPRRYLGLSMSDVAYRYCDTKRDVYLRRVLKVQGEQRSALILGQSIHEVIASVSNEIVKLLSLGYKPWAAIEAVFRKANKVSNLCPQQFFKFCEEVYKAFALDLISDFSDSTSFLPIISEFRVDGTPLGLSSKLSVDAITQLSLVVEIKVANTQEFHKLALAGYALALESALELPIDFGSLIYINGINKSTPEFKYEVYYISPDLRKEFIDARDEVIDMVSEGRDPGMPTVCSPSCPFLNYCNKR from the coding sequence ATGTATAATGTGAGGTCGCAAATAATTAGACAGGTTAGGAGGCTTCACTCCTATAGGGCTTCTGACCCTATAGAGGAGGAATTAAGGGGTTGGAATTATCATATGCCTCCAATAAAGCCTAGGAGATATCTCGGATTGTCCATGTCTGATGTGGCTTATAGATACTGTGATACTAAGAGGGATGTATATCTGAGAAGGGTTTTAAAGGTTCAGGGTGAGCAGAGGAGTGCTTTGATATTAGGGCAATCTATTCATGAGGTTATAGCGAGTGTTTCTAACGAAATAGTTAAGCTTTTATCTCTAGGCTATAAACCTTGGGCTGCTATAGAGGCAGTCTTCAGAAAGGCAAATAAGGTAAGTAATTTATGTCCTCAACAGTTCTTTAAGTTCTGTGAAGAGGTTTACAAGGCTTTTGCGTTAGATTTGATTTCTGACTTTTCCGATTCAACTTCTTTCTTACCGATAATATCTGAATTTAGAGTAGATGGAACTCCATTGGGTTTATCGTCTAAATTGTCAGTAGATGCTATAACTCAGTTATCATTAGTAGTTGAGATAAAAGTGGCTAATACGCAAGAGTTTCATAAGTTGGCCTTAGCTGGATATGCCTTAGCTCTAGAAAGTGCGTTAGAGTTACCAATAGATTTCGGTAGTTTAATTTATATAAATGGAATAAATAAGAGTACGCCAGAGTTCAAGTATGAAGTATACTATATTTCTCCAGATTTAAGGAAGGAGTTCATAGATGCTAGGGATGAGGTTATAGATATGGTATCTGAAGGGAGAGATCCTGGAATGCCTACTGTATGTTCTCCTTCATGTCCGTTTCTCAATTACTGTAATAAGAGGTGA
- a CDS encoding VapB-type antitoxin: MDVKIADSKGRVYLGKWYANKKIYVVDLGGVIILTPYTVFAEELEKMRNVEDLIEFLKSISPKELKEAFREAVWEKTKS, translated from the coding sequence ATGGACGTGAAAATTGCTGATTCAAAAGGGAGGGTTTATTTAGGTAAGTGGTATGCTAATAAGAAAATTTATGTTGTGGATTTGGGCGGAGTTATAATTTTAACTCCTTATACTGTTTTTGCTGAGGAATTAGAAAAGATGAGGAATGTAGAGGACTTGATAGAATTTCTTAAGTCTATATCACCTAAGGAGTTAAAGGAGGCCTTTAGGGAAGCTGTATGGGAAAAGACGAAGTCCTAA
- a CDS encoding type II toxin-antitoxin system VapC family toxin, which yields MGKDEVLIDASSFISKKSRKGKVSVVTLIEIMEWALRKYTEHSKKGDKLRALGYLNLIASLPLTVDEVIEIRGDEIRDLVYYVMEKSLDPTDAYLVVLSKRFKIPIITTDKDFERVKDEIEVIDP from the coding sequence ATGGGAAAAGACGAAGTCCTAATAGATGCAAGTTCGTTTATATCGAAGAAGAGTAGAAAGGGGAAAGTCAGTGTAGTAACGCTAATAGAAATTATGGAATGGGCTTTAAGGAAGTATACTGAACATAGTAAGAAAGGTGATAAATTAAGGGCTTTAGGATACCTAAACCTCATAGCCTCACTTCCACTAACTGTTGATGAAGTAATTGAGATAAGAGGTGATGAAATAAGAGATCTTGTGTATTACGTAATGGAGAAAAGTTTAGATCCCACCGATGCTTACCTTGTGGTTCTAAGTAAGAGGTTTAAGATACCTATAATTACAACAGATAAGGATTTCGAAAGGGTTAAGGATGAAATAGAAGTTATAGACCCATGA
- a CDS encoding AbrB/MazE/SpoVT family DNA-binding domain-containing protein, whose translation METKVKVGKKLTIHIPKGIAEELNIKEGDVLTLKVKDNKIILEVNNAVLLSIKGKKFARISPDEIEKISEEEQGKYEGSD comes from the coding sequence ATGGAGACTAAAGTAAAGGTGGGGAAGAAGTTAACAATCCACATACCTAAGGGGATTGCTGAAGAACTCAACATTAAAGAGGGTGATGTATTAACTCTAAAGGTTAAGGATAATAAGATAATTTTAGAGGTTAATAACGCAGTTTTGCTATCAATAAAAGGTAAGAAATTCGCTAGAATTTCCCCAGATGAGATAGAAAAGATAAGTGAGGAGGAGCAAGGAAAGTATGAGGGTTCTGATTGA
- a CDS encoding PIN domain-containing protein, giving the protein MRVLIDTSFILPALGIDVGEEVLENIKKFPNHEIYFTDFSIIEAMWVMKKLIRRGEKIDYNSVKIGLKSLFNTYKLVKIPRLAYIKALKDDRHKDLIDLLLYYTASIYGMKFLTLDEKLRELDDKGIIVSKL; this is encoded by the coding sequence ATGAGGGTTCTGATTGATACTAGCTTCATATTACCGGCATTGGGAATAGATGTAGGTGAAGAGGTATTGGAAAACATTAAGAAGTTTCCGAACCACGAAATATACTTTACGGATTTTTCCATAATTGAGGCAATGTGGGTTATGAAGAAATTAATTAGAAGGGGAGAGAAAATAGATTATAATTCTGTTAAAATAGGGTTAAAAAGTCTATTTAACACTTATAAATTAGTCAAAATTCCTAGATTAGCCTACATTAAAGCTTTAAAAGATGATAGACATAAAGACTTAATAGACCTTCTACTTTATTACACTGCTTCAATTTACGGGATGAAGTTCTTAACTCTAGACGAAAAATTAAGGGAGCTTGACGATAAGGGCATAATTGTAAGTAAGCTGTGA
- a CDS encoding ADP-ribosylglycohydrolase family protein, giving the protein MRYTNTQLLSSLLSQRKINADNLEEILNISIKRVRPNIDKIEGMLLGVAIGDSLGNAIELMDPNARLRRYGFIEDYVSSLGGKRMGLPSDDTQLTFDTVKVILEDGYLNPEKLAKTFFSHEIYGIGFSTSEARDRYHRGMKWYECGVKSSGNGALMRISPVILPSLKGDENHLVDSVLDTIITHNDALAIGTSIAFAELFRNLVTSVNEDFLTNLPERIVRFIGNKYYRVRIPNANLYELLTREIDKALKRDEEGDSRLHCDFNLFL; this is encoded by the coding sequence ATGAGGTATACAAATACTCAGCTTCTTAGCAGCCTATTATCGCAAAGGAAAATTAACGCTGATAATCTGGAGGAGATACTGAACATTTCTATTAAAAGAGTTCGTCCCAATATCGATAAAATAGAAGGCATGTTATTAGGCGTTGCTATAGGGGATTCTTTAGGAAATGCTATAGAGTTAATGGATCCTAATGCAAGGCTTAGAAGATACGGTTTCATAGAGGATTACGTCTCTTCATTAGGCGGTAAAAGAATGGGACTTCCCTCAGATGATACTCAGTTAACTTTTGATACAGTTAAGGTTATTCTCGAAGATGGTTATTTAAACCCTGAGAAATTAGCAAAGACTTTCTTTTCCCATGAGATTTACGGGATAGGATTTTCAACGTCCGAAGCGAGAGACAGATATCATCGAGGAATGAAATGGTACGAATGCGGTGTTAAATCATCAGGAAATGGTGCCTTAATGAGAATATCTCCGGTTATACTCCCTAGCTTAAAAGGGGATGAAAATCATCTTGTAGACTCAGTTCTGGATACCATAATTACGCATAATGATGCATTGGCAATAGGCACATCAATAGCTTTCGCAGAACTCTTTAGGAATTTAGTAACTTCCGTAAATGAGGATTTCTTAACAAACCTCCCCGAAAGGATAGTCAGATTCATAGGGAATAAATACTATAGGGTGAGAATTCCTAATGCAAATTTATATGAGTTATTAACGAGAGAAATTGATAAGGCTTTAAAGAGAGATGAAGAGGGCGATTCACGGCTCCATTGCGATTTCAATTTATTTCTATAG
- a CDS encoding transposase: MDLLAMNEVTLYGIQLRELVEGSGQSLTLTLAPNILSGNALLNKSVKEVEKMALEEAEKKSPNYQRGKKVKRKGYARYRFLKGFKIVIVGREVKYELEWISVKLPILYGDKGRVKTQVEETLLREEEKVFKALMTVYSVLGGKLNAKLWMPEIQASGNFKYVIVDGKYVKLKGGKGVLLSAIGVTEEGKRAVLDITLNREEDAVGYWKLLVEVWKKSSFVLVIADGTKALDRAISLAELQVRRQGCLVHLKRNATKEEREALNVIISSAESGEIKPEACPRLLSYLSAPKELWKWLKSNNLVESFNSLLERRRFGKFHSPWRILQIARTIANNYNLLTCFLITVIILQYPLLFSLYQKYTQ; encoded by the coding sequence ATGGACCTCTTAGCTATGAACGAGGTAACCCTCTACGGCATTCAGCTAAGGGAACTCGTAGAGGGATCTGGACAGAGCTTAACCCTCACACTCGCCCCCAATATACTATCCGGAAACGCCTTATTAAACAAATCGGTCAAGGAGGTCGAGAAGATGGCCTTGGAGGAGGCTGAGAAGAAGAGTCCTAACTACCAGAGGGGTAAGAAGGTGAAAAGGAAGGGTTACGCGAGGTACAGATTCCTCAAGGGGTTTAAGATCGTGATTGTCGGTAGGGAGGTTAAGTACGAGTTGGAGTGGATCTCGGTGAAGTTACCCATACTTTACGGGGATAAGGGAAGGGTGAAGACTCAAGTGGAGGAGACTTTGCTGAGGGAGGAGGAGAAGGTGTTCAAGGCTCTGATGACCGTCTATTCAGTGCTGGGAGGTAAGTTGAACGCCAAGCTCTGGATGCCCGAGATCCAAGCGAGTGGCAATTTCAAGTATGTAATAGTTGATGGGAAGTATGTGAAGCTCAAGGGAGGAAAGGGAGTTCTTCTCTCGGCTATTGGCGTGACAGAGGAAGGTAAGAGGGCCGTTCTGGATATAACCTTGAACAGAGAGGAGGATGCAGTGGGTTATTGGAAACTCTTGGTTGAGGTCTGGAAGAAGTCGAGCTTCGTCTTGGTAATAGCTGATGGAACTAAGGCGTTGGATAGGGCGATCTCTCTCGCTGAACTTCAAGTAAGAAGGCAGGGATGCTTGGTTCACCTTAAGCGTAATGCGACAAAGGAGGAGAGGGAGGCCTTGAACGTTATTATCTCGTCTGCCGAGAGTGGTGAGATTAAGCCTGAGGCTTGTCCGAGGCTCTTGAGTTACCTTTCAGCTCCCAAGGAGTTATGGAAGTGGCTCAAATCCAATAACTTGGTCGAGTCCTTCAATTCTCTCTTGGAAAGGAGGAGGTTCGGTAAGTTTCACTCCCCTTGGAGGATACTACAGATCGCTCGGACCATAGCTAACAACTATAATCTATTAACTTGTTTTCTCATCACTGTAATAATATTACAGTATCCCTTATTATTCTCACTTTATCAGAAATATACACAATAA
- a CDS encoding ADP-ribosylglycohydrolase family protein, producing MHREYYNSQWKHESPDEDTLTFCERVGSTAYLGETLPCVLFIVKKFREKPQRAILEAVNYTRDSDTIASIVGAIMGAIYGKSAFRKEWIDGLSGRLLINGKDGVVFEMIDEVKSWLSS from the coding sequence ATTCATAGAGAATATTACAATTCGCAATGGAAACATGAATCGCCCGATGAAGATACTTTAACCTTTTGCGAAAGAGTTGGCTCAACGGCATATTTAGGTGAAACTTTGCCTTGTGTTCTCTTTATTGTGAAAAAATTTAGGGAAAAACCGCAAAGAGCTATTTTGGAAGCGGTTAATTATACGCGGGATAGTGATACAATTGCCTCAATAGTGGGTGCAATAATGGGGGCAATTTACGGGAAAAGTGCGTTTAGAAAGGAATGGATTGATGGTTTATCTGGGAGATTGCTTATCAATGGGAAGGATGGTGTTGTATTCGAGATGATAGATGAAGTTAAATCTTGGCTATCTTCTTGA
- a CDS encoding DUF4322 domain-containing protein, producing the protein MIIPGSVHPKTLAQIKEKLFSIINFKGRKAEEVKKTLVTAALTKDSVENKAKEFGISPQTVRNYVEEQPQVIEQMLNMIKTISIKELGGRKRVKISIDWTSIKYKGKPIEGLSGSEKGYAWSYATATTRVKGKTLILAFTRIEKGMTRLEIVENLIQQILALGLEIELVTLDAGFYSVDVINYLSRFNFIIGVPVEKVGIHRNFDGDYTAKSNGKNATFRLIVHHGREKEYLAKGTNLDVNRSIIVKWYNKVRTPIETSYKLIKSFLIFTSSRSWLFRLFIFVLAMLIYTLYLLLKGTTSKEDFRLLLTILLLQDNITILQEYLVKLFYLFFNSLELFSG; encoded by the coding sequence TTGATAATACCAGGCTCCGTCCACCCAAAGACACTTGCACAAATCAAGGAAAAATTATTTTCCATCATAAACTTCAAGGGAAGAAAGGCAGAAGAAGTCAAGAAAACACTTGTAACAGCAGCACTAACAAAAGATTCAGTAGAAAACAAGGCAAAAGAATTTGGTATCTCACCACAAACAGTAAGAAACTACGTGGAAGAACAACCACAAGTAATAGAACAAATGCTAAACATGATCAAAACAATCTCCATCAAGGAACTAGGCGGAAGAAAACGTGTAAAAATATCAATAGACTGGACATCAATAAAATACAAGGGAAAACCAATAGAAGGACTAAGCGGCTCAGAAAAAGGTTACGCATGGAGTTACGCAACAGCAACAACAAGAGTAAAGGGAAAAACACTAATACTAGCATTCACACGCATAGAAAAAGGAATGACTAGGCTAGAGATAGTTGAAAACCTAATACAACAAATACTAGCATTGGGCCTAGAAATAGAACTAGTAACACTAGATGCCGGATTCTATTCAGTAGACGTGATCAACTACTTATCAAGGTTTAACTTCATCATTGGAGTACCAGTGGAAAAGGTTGGAATACATAGAAACTTCGATGGTGATTATACTGCAAAGTCAAATGGTAAGAATGCAACTTTTAGGCTAATAGTACACCACGGTAGGGAAAAGGAGTACTTGGCAAAGGGGACAAACCTAGACGTAAATAGGAGTATTATTGTAAAATGGTATAACAAGGTTAGGACACCAATAGAAACATCATACAAGTTGATCAAATCTTTCCTAATCTTTACCTCATCAAGGAGTTGGCTATTCCGCTTGTTCATCTTCGTCCTAGCAATGTTAATCTATACACTATACTTGCTCCTCAAGGGGACAACGAGCAAGGAAGACTTCCGCTTACTCCTAACCATCTTGCTCTTGCAAGATAATATTACTATTTTGCAAGAATATTTAGTTAAATTATTTTATCTATTTTTTAACTCTCTTGAATTATTTTCGGGGTGA
- a CDS encoding CRISPR system ring nuclease, protein MKVHVCSVGTSLLKNSLDDDNVRKEVERLGIKDWDRLKFNDDRQNKIKENSDSLRKILLKFLRSRGKRSSAELDSLFSTFEKLKHEKSEVYVFLYSTNTSNSQLAGEVIRDYLIEEGIRSELVTVKTISSEENFYEGIVDLFDKVIYRILKFKEQGNEVYINATPGLKPESIFLTLAGLLAGADLIYYKYQEFNDVVILPSPPITIRPKYLEWLIRFASSGYTLSEKRAEELGIPVRLLEAKMLVEKKGEDAYRLKDWVRKLLGIYLPIGAQNRYYRVIVEGEGERVFDNEVEAYNYMESKRKEGKNVRVEVPDKVYFLGL, encoded by the coding sequence ATGAAAGTACACGTATGTTCTGTAGGAACTTCATTATTAAAGAATTCACTAGATGATGACAATGTGAGGAAGGAAGTTGAAAGGCTAGGGATAAAGGACTGGGATAGACTTAAATTTAACGATGATAGGCAGAATAAGATAAAGGAAAATTCCGACTCACTTAGGAAAATATTGTTGAAATTCCTAAGAAGTAGGGGTAAAAGATCTTCAGCTGAACTAGATTCGTTGTTTTCTACTTTCGAAAAGCTAAAGCACGAGAAGAGTGAAGTCTATGTTTTCCTTTACTCTACTAACACATCAAATTCGCAGTTGGCAGGAGAGGTTATAAGGGATTATCTAATTGAAGAGGGGATCAGATCTGAACTAGTTACTGTAAAGACCATATCGTCTGAGGAAAATTTCTATGAGGGAATTGTGGATTTATTCGACAAAGTAATTTATAGGATATTGAAGTTTAAAGAGCAGGGTAACGAGGTTTATATTAACGCTACGCCGGGACTAAAGCCAGAATCTATATTTCTCACTTTGGCTGGTCTTTTAGCTGGTGCAGATTTAATCTACTATAAGTATCAAGAATTTAATGATGTGGTAATACTCCCTTCCCCTCCTATAACTATTAGGCCGAAATATTTAGAATGGCTAATTAGATTCGCTAGCTCCGGTTATACACTATCTGAGAAGAGAGCTGAAGAACTGGGAATTCCAGTAAGATTGCTCGAAGCCAAAATGCTTGTTGAGAAGAAAGGAGAGGACGCTTATAGATTAAAAGATTGGGTGAGGAAGTTGTTAGGTATTTATCTACCTATCGGAGCCCAAAATAGGTATTATAGAGTTATTGTTGAAGGTGAAGGTGAAAGGGTGTTTGATAACGAAGTAGAGGCTTATAATTATATGGAGAGTAAGAGGAAAGAAGGGAAGAATGTAAGGGTTGAAGTACCGGACAAGGTGTATTTCCTTGGACTTTGA
- a CDS encoding clan AA aspartic protease: MDFELEIEGIKVRAKVDTGFDGEIIVAKEIFDKIPYNFSEGPRICTASMECYSTFVKLAKTKFLDREIIAEVLNSPAIEKNIIGEGLLKKVGAVINYKDNRIEDL, encoded by the coding sequence TTGGACTTTGAGTTAGAAATTGAGGGTATAAAAGTTAGGGCTAAAGTAGATACTGGGTTTGATGGAGAAATCATTGTGGCTAAGGAGATTTTCGATAAGATACCATATAATTTCTCTGAGGGACCCAGAATTTGCACCGCTTCTATGGAGTGTTACTCTACTTTCGTAAAGTTGGCTAAGACTAAGTTCTTAGATAGAGAAATTATAGCTGAAGTTTTGAATTCTCCAGCTATAGAAAAGAATATAATCGGAGAGGGACTTTTAAAGAAAGTAGGTGCGGTTATAAACTATAAGGATAACAGAATAGAAGATCTTTAA
- a CDS encoding type II toxin-antitoxin system CcdA family antitoxin — MSDVISVRVKKELKKKAEELGINIREVVEKALEEAIREKEKEELKDMAMKIKELMKDVSEDDWVRAVRESRDER; from the coding sequence ATGTCAGACGTAATAAGCGTAAGGGTGAAGAAAGAGCTAAAGAAGAAGGCAGAGGAGTTGGGAATTAACATTAGGGAAGTTGTAGAAAAGGCTTTAGAAGAGGCCATAAGGGAGAAGGAGAAGGAAGAGCTTAAGGATATGGCTATGAAAATTAAGGAACTAATGAAGGATGTAAGTGAAGATGATTGGGTAAGGGCTGTTAGGGAGAGTAGGGATGAAAGATAA
- a CDS encoding type II toxin-antitoxin system VapC family toxin — protein sequence MKDKEFLFDASALYSLLDYVDKVDIKKIHILTLTFYEVGNVIWKEYYIHNKVKDPITLSRLFHKLMRKFNVVEDPPLEGVMRIAIERGLTYYDASYAYVAESLGLILVSNDKELIRKANAISLKDLIKSM from the coding sequence ATGAAAGATAAGGAATTCCTATTTGATGCCTCAGCTTTATATTCGCTTTTAGATTACGTGGATAAGGTAGATATTAAGAAAATTCATATACTTACCCTAACTTTTTATGAGGTAGGTAACGTCATATGGAAGGAGTATTATATACATAATAAGGTTAAAGATCCTATAACCCTTTCGAGGCTTTTCCATAAATTAATGCGAAAATTTAACGTAGTAGAGGATCCACCTCTTGAGGGGGTAATGAGAATTGCCATAGAAAGGGGTTTAACTTACTATGACGCATCTTATGCATATGTTGCTGAATCTTTAGGGCTTATCCTAGTGTCTAACGATAAAGAGTTGATAAGAAAGGCTAATGCTATTTCGTTAAAGGATTTGATAAAAAGTATGTGA